In Palleronia sp. LCG004, a single window of DNA contains:
- a CDS encoding cryptochrome/photolyase family protein, whose protein sequence is MVSRLILVLGDQLSEDLSALREAGQDDVVVMAEVGDEASYVPHHPKKIAFLFAAMRKFAARLREDGRNVAYTSLDDEENTGSITGELLRRAEEHGASEVIATEPGEWRLIEALNDCPLKVTQLSDDRFIASHSEFDTWADGRKELRMEWFYRDMRRKTGLLMDGEEPAGGKWNFDHDNRKPAPDAVEFGGPMQFTPDEVVGEVLDLVERRFGNNFGDLRPFWFATDQGQARRALAHFIRGALPKFGDYQDAMLAKDSFLYHGVLSLYLNAGLLSPMEICRAAEEAYEKGDAPINAVEGFIRQIIGWREYMRGIYFREGPDYADRNELGHTRSLPGFYWGDETRMACISHTVAQTKSEAYAHHIQRLMVTGNFALLAGISPQEVQHWYMSVYADAYEWVMSANVIGMSQFADGGVVGSKPYVSSGNYIDKMSDYCGDCAYSVKTKVGEGACPFNLLYWAFMERHRERFEGNPRMAQMYATWDRMDEDKRARILDEAETFLNRMAQGAPV, encoded by the coding sequence ATGGTGAGCCGTCTGATCCTCGTCCTCGGCGACCAGCTGAGTGAAGACCTTTCCGCGCTGCGGGAGGCCGGACAGGACGATGTCGTCGTCATGGCCGAAGTCGGCGACGAGGCAAGCTACGTCCCCCATCATCCCAAGAAGATCGCGTTCCTCTTCGCCGCGATGCGCAAGTTCGCGGCCCGCCTGCGCGAGGATGGCCGGAACGTCGCCTATACCTCGCTCGACGACGAGGAGAATACCGGGTCGATCACCGGAGAGCTTCTGCGCCGCGCCGAAGAGCACGGTGCGTCCGAAGTCATCGCGACCGAGCCCGGCGAATGGCGTTTGATCGAGGCGCTGAACGATTGCCCGCTGAAGGTCACGCAACTTTCCGACGACCGTTTCATCGCCTCCCATTCCGAATTCGACACGTGGGCCGACGGGCGCAAGGAGTTGCGAATGGAGTGGTTCTATCGTGACATGCGGCGCAAGACCGGCCTTCTGATGGATGGCGAAGAGCCCGCGGGCGGCAAGTGGAACTTCGATCACGACAACCGCAAACCCGCCCCCGACGCGGTCGAGTTCGGCGGCCCGATGCAGTTCACCCCCGACGAGGTCGTGGGAGAGGTGCTCGACCTCGTCGAGCGGCGCTTCGGCAACAATTTCGGCGATCTGCGGCCCTTCTGGTTCGCGACCGACCAGGGGCAGGCGCGCCGCGCCCTCGCCCATTTCATCAGGGGCGCGTTGCCGAAATTCGGCGATTATCAGGATGCGATGCTGGCGAAAGACAGCTTTCTCTATCACGGGGTCCTGTCGCTCTATCTCAACGCGGGGCTGCTCTCGCCCATGGAGATCTGCCGCGCGGCCGAGGAAGCCTACGAGAAGGGCGATGCCCCCATCAACGCGGTCGAGGGGTTCATCCGCCAGATCATCGGCTGGCGCGAATACATGCGCGGCATCTATTTCCGCGAGGGGCCGGACTATGCCGACCGCAACGAACTCGGCCATACCCGTTCGCTTCCGGGCTTCTACTGGGGCGACGAGACGCGAATGGCCTGCATCTCTCATACCGTCGCGCAGACGAAATCCGAGGCCTATGCCCATCACATCCAGCGGTTGATGGTGACGGGCAACTTCGCGCTTCTCGCAGGCATCTCGCCGCAGGAGGTGCAGCACTGGTACATGAGCGTCTATGCCGACGCCTACGAATGGGTGATGAGCGCCAACGTCATCGGCATGAGCCAGTTCGCCGATGGCGGGGTCGTGGGGTCCAAGCCCTATGTCTCGTCCGGCAACTACATCGACAAGATGTCGGATTACTGCGGTGACTGCGCCTATTCGGTAAAGACCAAGGTGGGCGAGGGGGCCTGTCCCTTCAACCTGCTCTACTGGGCCTTCATGGAGCGGCACCGCGAGCGGTTCGAGGGCAATCCGCGCATGGCGCAGATGTACGCGACCTGGGACCGGATGGACGAGGACAAGCGCGCCCGGATCCTCGACGAGGCCGAGACATTCCTCAATCGCATGGCCCAGGGCGCGCCCGTCTGA
- a CDS encoding LLM class flavin-dependent oxidoreductase → MRHSILDLSPVPEGSDARAAIANSVALARKAESWGYHRFWLAEHHNMEGIASAATSVLIGHIASATSRIRVGAGGIMLPNHAPLAIAEQFGTLATIHGDRIDLGLGRAPGGDMAVMRAFRRDGSEDFPRDVMALQAYFGDANPAAQVRAVPGEGTHVPIWILGSSLYGAQLAAHLGLPYAFASHFAPDALDQARDIYRTRFQPSETLEKPYFMLAANVFAAEEEREALRLRTSMQQAFARLRTGQPGKLPRPVDDIDAAIGPEIRRGVDHALRVTAVGDPAQVRAQLSAMIAEHAPDEMILTGQIHDPVARERSFEIAAEVMSDLSRRQAA, encoded by the coding sequence ATGCGCCATTCCATCCTCGATCTCTCTCCCGTTCCCGAAGGATCGGATGCGCGTGCCGCGATCGCCAATTCCGTGGCCCTCGCCCGGAAGGCCGAAAGCTGGGGGTATCACCGCTTCTGGCTGGCCGAGCATCACAACATGGAAGGCATCGCGAGCGCCGCGACGAGCGTGCTGATCGGCCATATCGCAAGCGCCACTTCGCGCATCCGGGTAGGTGCGGGCGGCATCATGCTGCCGAACCACGCGCCGCTCGCCATCGCCGAGCAGTTCGGAACGCTCGCCACGATCCACGGCGACCGGATCGATCTGGGCCTCGGGCGCGCACCGGGCGGCGACATGGCGGTGATGCGGGCCTTCCGCCGCGACGGAAGCGAGGATTTCCCGCGCGACGTGATGGCGCTGCAGGCCTATTTCGGAGACGCGAACCCCGCCGCACAGGTCCGCGCCGTGCCGGGTGAAGGCACGCATGTCCCGATCTGGATCCTCGGCTCGTCGCTCTACGGTGCGCAGCTTGCCGCGCATCTGGGCCTGCCCTATGCCTTCGCGTCGCATTTCGCGCCCGACGCGCTCGACCAGGCGCGTGACATCTACCGCACGCGGTTCCAGCCGTCAGAGACGCTCGAGAAGCCATACTTCATGCTCGCGGCCAACGTCTTCGCCGCCGAAGAGGAGCGCGAGGCGCTGCGCCTCAGGACCTCGATGCAGCAGGCCTTCGCGCGGCTCAGGACGGGCCAGCCGGGCAAGTTGCCGCGCCCGGTCGACGATATCGACGCAGCCATCGGTCCCGAGATCCGGCGCGGCGTCGATCACGCCCTGCGGGTGACGGCGGTGGGCGACCCGGCGCAGGTGCGCGCGCAGCTTTCGGCCATGATCGCCGAGCACGCGCCGGACGAGATGATCCTGACCGGCCAGATCCACGATCCGGTCGCGCGCGAACGCTCGTTCGAGATCGCGGCCGAGGTCATGTCGGACCTGTCGCGGCGACAGGCGGCCTGA